The Pyrus communis chromosome 2, drPyrComm1.1, whole genome shotgun sequence genome includes a window with the following:
- the LOC137725952 gene encoding rDNA transcriptional regulator pol5-like has product MGSKKRSSTSMEAATDAVANDGGFSNLKKSKKGKTKQETTEASAPSSSTAPTAVKPMERQKKRKALDKVRRLHTAETKPKEPKTMEVPASSSTSGVLPEFHVGVFKDLASADGSLREAAAEALAMELVAVQRAYDGLENKELIEGGVKLDAEKDDGLNDCAPSLRYAVRRLIRGVSSSRECARQGFALGLTILVSTIPSIKVNSLLKLIVDFLEVSSSMKGQEQRDHLLGRLFAYGAIARSGRLAEEWVSDRNTPLIKEFTSLLIALASKKRYLQEPVVSVIVDLIEKLHSEALLNHILEAPGLNQWFEGAIQIGNPDALLLALKIRGKTLIESSSFGNLLPVPFSPDKLFSADHLSSLANCLKESTFCQPRVHNVWPVLVDMLLPDRVLQAEDAISVSNSLKRPKKNRKSSSSDEEIAKNFQCFCEVILEGSLLTSSHDRKHLAFDVLLLLLPKLPSSFISITLSYKIVQCMIDILSTKDSWLYKVVQHFLKTLTDWVGDDDVRRVSVIVALQKHSNGKFDCITRTKTVKDLMSDFRTESGCMLFIQNLLNMFLDEKHATEEPSDQSQTTDDNSDIGSVEDKESVGTMGNSDFLKTWIVESLPSILKILKLDPEAKFRVQKGILKFLAVQGLFTASLGSEVTSLELQETFRWPKTAISSALCRMCIEQLQLLFANSQKGEGSRPLLNCVEQSDLGSYFMRFLSTLCSIPSVSYFRPLETEEENTLKKLQAMETSLSKEERNCQLTSDANRLHALRYLLIQLLLQMLLRPKEYLEAVSELMICCKKAFPVSDLLDAPGEDDLDDEGAPAMMDVLVDTLLSLLPESSAPMRTAIEQVFKCFCDDITDDGLLRMMRVIRKNLKPARHQDADSDDIFDDEEDDEDFLKIEEDEGIDKAETGETGDSDEQPDDSEADSEAADAVEAVGKENPEASDDSDGGMDDDAMFRMDTYLTQIFKERKNLAGGDTAHHQLMLFKLRVLSLLEIYLHENPGKPQVLLVYSNLARAFIEPPSAESSEQLGQRVWGILQKKIFKAKDYPKGEDVQLSTLESLLQKNLKLASKPIKRKKSATNLSKKKQSASWNRHKMITSLAQSSTFWILKIVEARNFPESELRRIFDIFQGVLVEYFNSKKSQIKSGFLKEIFRRRPWVGHHLFGFLLEKCGTSKSDFRRVEALDLVSEILKSLGSTDGSSQEALKNIMKSHLPKLCRLIEHLLTNISEKQSRQAEARKFCSRILQMITTLKLTKSFLKNLSPDAHAKCESQLSAQFIKMKTVPHE; this is encoded by the exons ATGGGCAGTAAAAAGAGAAGCTCCACTTCCATGGAAGCTGCGACTGATGCTGTCGCTAACGATGGCGGCTTCAGTAATCTGAAGAAATCGAAGAAGGGCAAAACAAAGCAGGAGACAACAGAAGCTTCTGCCCCTTCTTCTTCTACCGCTCCCACCGCCGTCAAACCCATGGAGagacaaaagaaaaggaaagcttTGGACAAAGTGAGGCGCCTCCACACTGCGGAGACCAAACCCAAAGAACCCAAAACAATGGAGGTGCCCGCTTCGTCTTCAACGAGCGGGGTTCTTCCGGAGTTCCATGTGGGTGTGTTTAAGGACTTGGCTTCGGCTGATGGGTCTCTTAGAGAAGCCGCGGCGGAGGCTTTGGCTATGGAGTTGGTGGCCGTACAGAGAGCTTATGATGGCCTTGAGAATAAGGAGTTGATTGAAGGTGGAGTGAAGTTGGATGCCGAGAAGGATGATGGGTTGAATGATTGTGCGCCTTCCTTGAGATATGCTGTGCGGAGACTCATTCGCGGCGTTTCTTCATCAAGAGAG TGTGCAAGACAAGGGTTTGCATTAGGTTTAACTATTTTAGTAAGTACGATCCCCAGCATCAAGGTGAACTCATTGTTGAAACTTATTGTTGATTTCTTAGAGGTCTCTTCATCGATGAAGGGTCAG GAACAAAGGGATCATCTTTTGGGTCGCTTATTTGCTTATGGTGCTATTGCCCGATCAGGAAGACTAGCTGAGGAGTGGGTTTCTGATAGAAACACTCCTCTCATAAAGGAATTCACTAGTCTTCTCATTGCCCTTGCATCAAAGAAGCGATACTTGCAAGAGCCTGTTGTTTCGGTTATTGTAGACTTGATCGAGAAG TTGCACTCAGAAGCTTTGCTGAATCACATTCTAGAGGCCCCAGGCCTTAATCAGTGGTTTGAAGGAGCTATTCAAATTGGAAATCCTGATGCATTGCTTCTGGCTCTGAAAATCAGAGGAAAAACTCTTATtgaaagttcaagttttgggaACCTTTTGCCAGTTCCATTCAGCCCTGACAAACTGTTTTCTGCTGACCATCTGTCTTCTCTTGCTAACTGCTTGAAG GAATCCACCTTTTGTCAGCCTCGTGTTCACAATGTGTGGCCTGTTCTGGTAGACATGCTTTTACCTGATAGAGTTTTGCAGGCTGAAGATGCAATTTCTGTTTCAAATTCCTTGAAGAGGCCCAAAAAGAATCGCAAGTCTAGCTCTTCTGATGAAGAAATTGCAAAGAACTTTCAGTGCTTCTGTGAGGTGATCCTTGAGGGATCGCTTCTAACATCATCTCATGACCGCAAACACTTGGCCTTCGAtgttctgcttcttcttctaccAAAGTTGCCTTCATCTTTTATTTCAATTACTCTGTCATACAAGATTGTTCAGTGCATGATTGATATactttctacaaaggattcttGGCTCTATAAAGTTGTGCAACATTTTCTTAAAACTTTAACTGATTGGGTTGGGGATGATGATGTGAGAAGGGTTTCTGTCATTGTGGCTCTACAGAAACATAGCAACGGAAAATTTGATTGCATTACTCGAACAAAAACAGTTAAGGATTTGATGTCAGATTTCAGAACAGAATCTGGTTGCATGCTGTTCATTCAGAACCTGTTGAACATGTTTCTGGATGAAAAGCATGCTACTGAGGAGCCTTCAGATCAGAGTCAAACGACAGATGACAATTCAGATATAGGTTCTGTTGAAGACAAGGAATCTGTTGGAACCATGGGAAATTCtgattttttgaaaacatggaTTGTGGAATCCCTCCCCAgtatattgaaaattttgaaactggATCCTGAGGCAAAATTTAGGGTCCAAAAAGGAATTTTGAAGTTTCTAGCAGTTCAGGGTTTGTTCACCGCATCTCTTGGGTCTGAAGTAACATCCCTTGAATTACAAGAGACATTTAGGTGGCCAAAAACTGCCATCTCGAGTGCCCTTTGCAGGATGTGTATTGAGCAGCTCCAGTTACTGTTTGCAAACTCTCAGAAAGGAGAGGGGTCACGTCCCTTGCTAAATTGCGTAGAGCAAAGTGACCTTGGCTCATACTTTATGCGGTTCCTTAGCACTTTGTGCAGTATTCCTTCCGTCTCATATTTTCGGCCTTTGGAAACCGAGGaagaaaacactttgaaaaaatTGCAAGCAATGGAAACTTCACTCTCAAAAGAG GAAAGGAATTGTCAGCTTACTAGTGATGCAAATAGGTTGCATGCACTAAGATACTTACTCATCCAGCTGCTTTTGCAAATGCTCCTTCGACCAAAGGAATACTTAGAAGCAGTCTCTGAGCTTATGATATGTTGTAAGAAAGCTTTTCCTGTTTCTGATCTTCTTGATGCCCCTGGAGAAGATGACTTGGATGATGAGGGTGCACCTGCCATGATGGATGTTCTTGTGGATACATTGCTTTCTTTGCTGCCAGAGTCATCAGCTCCCATGCGAACTGCAATCGAGCAG GTTTTTAAATGCTTCTGTGATGATATCACGGATGATGGTCTGTTGCGGATGATGAGGGTCATCCGGAAGAATTTGAAACCTGCTAGACATCAAGATGCTGATAGTGATGACATttttgatgatgaagaagatgatgaagattttcttaaaattgaagaagatgaggGAATTGACAAGGCTGAGACAGGTGAAACAGGTGACAGTGATGAGCAGCCAGATGACTCTGAGGCCGACTCTGAGGCTGCTGATGCGGTTGAGGCAGTTGGCAAAGAAAATCCTGAAGCTTCTGATGATTCTGATGGAGGAATGGATGACGATGCAATGTTTCGAATGGATACTTATCTTACCCAGATCTTCAAAGAGCGAAAGAATCTAGCTGGGGGTGACACTGCACATCACCAACTCATGCTGTTTAAGCTTCGTGTTCTTTCATTGCTAGAAATTTACCTACATGAAAATCCAG GCAAGCCGCAGGTTTTGTTGGTGTACTCAAACTTAGCTCGGGCATTTATTGAACCACCCAGTGCAGAAAGTAGTGAACAGCTAGGACAGCGTGTATGGGGGATactgcaaaagaaaatttttaaagCAAAGGACTATCCGAAGGGTGAAGATGTGCAATTATCTACTTTAGAATCTTTGCTGCAAAAGAATCTGAAGTTGGCCTCAAAACCTATTAAGAGAAAGAAATCCGCAACCAACCTGTCCAAGAAGAAACAGTCAGCTTCGTGGAACCGACACAAAATGATTACTAGCCTTGCACAGAGCTCCACTTTCTGGATTCTGAAGATCGTTGAAGCAAGAAATTTTCCGGAGTCTGAGCTGCGGAGGATTTTTGATATTTTCCAGGGAGTTCTAGTGGAGTATTTCAATAGTAAAAAGTCTCAAATCAAATCTGGATTTTTGAAAGAAATATTTAGAAGAAGGCCATGGGTAGGGCACCATCTGTTTGGCTTCCTGTTGGAGAAATGTGGCACTTCAAAGTCAGATTTTCGGCGAGTGGAAGCACTTGATTTGGTGAGTGAAATATTGAAGTCCCTGGGCTCCACTGATGGAAGTAGCCAGGAAGCGCTGAAGAATATCATGAAAAGCCATCTGCCGAAACTCTGTCGTCTGATAGAACACTTGCTGACAAATATATCAGAAAAACAGTCGAGGCAAGCTGAAGCGCGGAAGTTTTGTAGCAGGATCCTTCAGATGATAACAACCCTTAAGCTGACGAAGTCTTTCCTTAAAAATTTATCTCCAGATGCTCATGCCAAGTGTGAATCACAACTCAGTgcacaatttattaaaatgaaGACAGTACCACATGAGTGA